The proteins below come from a single Prolixibacter sp. NT017 genomic window:
- a CDS encoding MotA/TolQ/ExbB proton channel family protein, giving the protein MKKLFALIAVFGMLSFGASVVAFAQEQDTTQAATEQAATDSVTQAQAQSSDLTADPVEQAAAKAESGKSLHSMLKQYFIQGGPSFMAFVLIALILGLALAIERVLYLNLATTNTKKLLANVEDALNSGGVEAAKEVCRNTRGPVASIFYQGLDRFDEGIDVVEKSIVSYGGVQAGLLEKGLSWIALFIALAPMLGFMGTVIGMISAFDAIQVAGDISPSLVAGGIKVALITTVTGLIVAIILQIFYNYCVAKIDSIINSMEDASISLLDLLVKHNLKK; this is encoded by the coding sequence ATGAAAAAACTATTTGCGTTAATTGCAGTTTTCGGGATGCTTAGTTTTGGCGCATCGGTGGTTGCTTTCGCACAGGAGCAAGACACCACGCAGGCAGCTACTGAACAAGCGGCTACTGATTCCGTAACACAGGCTCAGGCTCAAAGCTCTGACTTGACAGCTGATCCTGTAGAGCAAGCAGCTGCCAAAGCTGAATCAGGCAAGTCTCTTCACAGCATGCTTAAGCAATATTTCATTCAGGGGGGTCCGAGCTTCATGGCATTCGTACTTATCGCCCTGATTCTTGGTCTTGCATTGGCTATCGAGAGAGTTCTTTATTTGAACCTCGCCACTACCAACACCAAAAAACTGCTGGCAAATGTAGAAGATGCATTGAATAGTGGTGGTGTAGAAGCTGCTAAGGAAGTTTGCCGCAACACCCGCGGTCCTGTTGCTTCTATTTTCTATCAGGGACTCGATCGTTTCGACGAAGGAATCGACGTAGTTGAGAAGTCAATCGTATCATACGGTGGTGTACAGGCTGGTCTGCTGGAAAAAGGACTGAGCTGGATTGCACTGTTTATCGCACTGGCTCCGATGCTTGGTTTCATGGGAACTGTAATCGGTATGATTTCAGCATTCGATGCTATCCAGGTTGCTGGTGACATTTCTCCTTCTCTGGTTGCTGGTGGTATTAAGGTTGCACTTATTACTACTGTAACAGGTCTTATCGTTGCTATCATCCTTCAGATTTTCTACAACTACTGTGTTGCAAAAATCGATAGCATCATCAACAGCATGGAAGATGCTTCTATCTCTCTGCTTGACCTGTTGGTAAAACACAACCTGAAGAAGTAA
- a CDS encoding asparaginase, with amino-acid sequence MKNNEKPSIHIIYTGGTIGMREDPDTHTLAPMKFSHIQNEIPELSKLGIEVSATAFNPPIDSSDMQPAIWARIARTVRQNYQKYDGFVVLHGTDTMAYTASALSFMFENLDKPVILTGSQLPIGVMRTDGKENLVTAVELAAASRNGRAIVPEVCIYFNSRLFRGNRTTKEDSEKFSAFMSHNYPILARAGVDIVYSYDRINYPKNKGILKVNTNISDKVIILKMFPGMNRQYIEHALNLPELKGVVLESYGSGNVPTHRWLLNAIRKAIRQGVIFLNVTQCSGGRVQMGQYMTSYDLLNAGVISGKDITVEAAITKLMFLLGQELTTEEVKTHLQRSLSGEITE; translated from the coding sequence GTGAAAAACAACGAAAAGCCTTCAATTCATATTATTTATACCGGCGGCACCATCGGGATGCGGGAAGATCCCGATACCCACACACTGGCCCCGATGAAATTTTCCCACATCCAAAATGAAATTCCTGAGTTGTCGAAACTTGGCATAGAAGTATCGGCAACCGCCTTCAATCCTCCCATCGACTCGTCCGACATGCAACCGGCGATTTGGGCCCGGATTGCCAGAACGGTACGTCAGAACTACCAAAAATACGACGGTTTTGTTGTTCTTCACGGCACCGATACCATGGCGTACACCGCATCTGCATTAAGCTTCATGTTCGAGAACCTCGACAAGCCCGTTATCCTGACCGGTTCGCAGCTTCCTATTGGTGTTATGCGTACCGACGGGAAAGAAAACCTGGTAACGGCCGTAGAACTTGCGGCCGCCAGCCGAAACGGCCGGGCCATTGTTCCGGAAGTCTGTATTTATTTCAACTCCCGCCTTTTTCGCGGCAACCGCACAACAAAAGAAGATTCAGAAAAATTCAGTGCGTTTATGTCACACAATTATCCGATTCTGGCCCGTGCCGGAGTGGATATTGTATACAGTTACGACCGCATTAATTACCCGAAAAACAAAGGCATACTAAAAGTTAACACCAACATCAGTGATAAAGTCATTATCTTGAAGATGTTTCCGGGGATGAACCGCCAGTATATTGAGCATGCACTGAATCTACCGGAATTGAAAGGTGTTGTACTGGAATCGTATGGTTCAGGAAATGTTCCCACACACCGTTGGCTGTTAAACGCCATCCGGAAAGCCATCAGGCAAGGGGTTATCTTCCTGAATGTAACACAGTGTTCAGGCGGCAGAGTGCAGATGGGACAATACATGACCAGCTATGATCTGCTCAACGCAGGCGTTATCAGTGGAAAAGACATAACCGTTGAAGCAGCTATCACTAAGTTGATGTTTCTACTCGGACAAGAGCTCACAACAGAGGAAGTGAAGACTCATTTACAACGGAGTCTGAGCGGGGAAATAACAGAATGA
- a CDS encoding TatD family hydrolase, translated as MFVDTHSHIYSPEFNIDRTEVVNRATTSGIKKIVLPNIDSSSIKPMLDLSASYPNVCYPLIGLHPTSVKEDFRNELEIVRFWLDRHQFYGIGEIGLDLFWDQTFVEEQTEVFRVQLQWAKERKLPVVIHVRDSFEEVFNEVGKAADENLRGVFHSFTGTLKQAEQIIDWGFKIGVNGIVTFKNAGVDKVISQIDPKHLLLETDSPYLAPVPFRGKRNESAHIVQVAAKVAELHNTTPEEIAEITTKNAEEMFGI; from the coding sequence ATGTTTGTTGATACCCATTCACATATTTATTCGCCTGAGTTTAATATCGATCGGACGGAAGTTGTAAACCGTGCCACAACATCCGGAATTAAGAAAATAGTTCTCCCCAATATCGACAGCTCTTCCATCAAACCCATGCTGGACTTGTCAGCATCGTACCCGAATGTTTGCTATCCGTTAATCGGATTGCACCCTACTTCGGTAAAGGAAGATTTTCGAAATGAACTGGAAATTGTTCGCTTTTGGCTCGACCGCCACCAGTTTTATGGTATCGGCGAAATCGGGCTCGACCTGTTCTGGGATCAGACTTTCGTCGAAGAACAGACCGAGGTTTTTCGCGTTCAGTTGCAATGGGCAAAAGAGCGCAAACTTCCGGTAGTAATCCACGTACGGGATTCATTCGAAGAAGTATTCAACGAAGTAGGAAAAGCTGCAGATGAAAACCTAAGAGGCGTTTTTCACAGCTTCACCGGAACGCTGAAACAGGCAGAACAGATTATTGACTGGGGATTTAAAATTGGTGTGAATGGTATTGTTACCTTTAAAAATGCCGGCGTCGATAAAGTCATCTCCCAAATCGATCCCAAACATCTTCTGCTGGAAACCGATTCACCTTATCTTGCACCCGTTCCATTCAGAGGGAAACGCAACGAAAGTGCACACATTGTACAGGTAGCCGCCAAAGTTGCCGAACTGCACAACACTACTCCCGAAGAAATCGCCGAAATAACAACAAAAAATGCTGAAGAAATGTTTGGAATCTGA
- the gdhA gene encoding NADP-specific glutamate dehydrogenase, which translates to MNTGIDQFMEALKARTNGEKEFHQAVQEVVESVWEVYDSNPRYKQARILERMVEPERVVMFRVPWMNDRGEVEINRGYRVEFNSALGPYKGGLRFHPSVNLSILKFLGFEQTFKNSLTTLPMGGGKGGSDFSAKGRSDNEIMRFCQSFMTELSRHIGPDTDVPAGDIGVGGREIGYLFGQYKRIRNEFTGVLTGKGLGWGGSLIRPEATGYGAVYFVQHMLAEMGKDIKGQVFSVSGFGNVAWGAISKINELGGKVVTISGPDGYIYDAAGITGEKVDYLLELRATNNDIVEPYAEEFGAQFFAGKKPWEQAVDIAMPCATENELNEEDAKLLIKNGCFLVGEVSNMGCTADAAELLTKEIAYAPGKAVNAGGVAVSGLEMSQNSMRYNWTREEVDQRLHIIMKEIHETCKIHGRNGSKINYVKGANVGGFVKVADAMLAQGLV; encoded by the coding sequence ATGAATACCGGTATAGATCAATTCATGGAGGCCTTAAAGGCCCGCACCAATGGCGAGAAGGAATTTCATCAGGCCGTTCAGGAAGTTGTTGAATCTGTTTGGGAGGTTTACGATTCAAATCCTCGTTACAAGCAGGCACGCATTCTGGAACGCATGGTGGAGCCCGAAAGAGTCGTCATGTTCAGGGTTCCCTGGATGAATGACCGGGGCGAAGTTGAAATTAACCGCGGTTACCGCGTCGAATTCAACAGCGCACTTGGTCCATATAAAGGTGGATTACGTTTCCACCCCAGTGTTAATTTAAGTATTCTCAAGTTTTTAGGGTTTGAACAAACCTTTAAAAACAGCCTGACCACCCTTCCTATGGGAGGCGGTAAAGGAGGCTCCGACTTCAGCGCCAAAGGACGCAGCGACAACGAAATCATGCGTTTCTGTCAGTCGTTCATGACCGAGTTGAGCCGCCACATCGGTCCGGATACTGATGTACCCGCTGGTGACATCGGCGTTGGCGGTCGCGAGATCGGCTACCTCTTCGGACAGTACAAACGCATCCGCAATGAGTTTACTGGCGTATTGACCGGAAAAGGTCTGGGTTGGGGAGGTTCACTCATCCGTCCGGAAGCAACCGGTTACGGTGCCGTGTACTTCGTTCAGCACATGCTGGCCGAAATGGGCAAAGACATCAAAGGTCAGGTATTCTCGGTATCCGGTTTCGGAAACGTTGCCTGGGGAGCCATCAGTAAGATCAACGAACTGGGTGGTAAAGTAGTTACTATCTCCGGTCCCGACGGTTACATTTACGATGCCGCTGGTATTACCGGCGAAAAGGTTGACTACCTGCTCGAACTGCGGGCAACCAACAACGACATTGTTGAGCCTTATGCCGAAGAGTTCGGCGCACAGTTCTTCGCTGGTAAAAAACCATGGGAACAAGCAGTTGACATTGCCATGCCATGTGCTACTGAAAACGAGTTGAACGAAGAAGACGCCAAGTTGCTGATCAAGAACGGCTGCTTCCTCGTTGGCGAAGTTTCCAACATGGGCTGTACAGCTGACGCAGCAGAATTGCTGACCAAAGAAATCGCGTATGCTCCGGGTAAAGCAGTTAATGCCGGTGGTGTTGCTGTTTCTGGTTTAGAAATGTCACAAAACAGCATGCGTTACAACTGGACCCGCGAAGAAGTGGATCAACGCTTACATATTATTATGAAAGAGATTCACGAGACTTGTAAAATCCACGGACGTAACGGAAGTAAGATAAATTATGTCAAAGGTGCCAATGTTGGTGGCTTCGTAAAAGTTGCCGATGCCATGCTGGCACAAGGGCTTGTATAA